The following nucleotide sequence is from Prosthecobacter sp..
GTCTTCGATCACATCGAGTCCGGCTCCTGCAATATGGCCTTCGCGCAAGGCGGCGAGGATGGCGGCTTTCTTGATGACGGCACCGCGGGCTGTGTTCACGACGAAGGCACCCGGTTTGAGCAGTGCAAGCTCGCGCTCGGCGATGAGGTGATGCGTTTCGGCATTCAACGGACAATGTAGCGAGAGGACGTCGGTTTGGACGAGGAGTTCATCCAGCGTGCGAACGCGTGTGACTCCCACGGCTTTGTCCGCGCCGTTTGGCAGATACGGATCGTGGAAAATGACGAGGAAGCCGAGCGCTTTCGCCCGCAGCGCTGTCGCGGTGCCGATGCGACCGAGGCCGACGATGCCGAAGGTGAGCGTGCTGAGACGGCGGAGCTTTGGGCCGACTTTGATGTTCCATCCGAGCTGTTTCGCTTCAGCATCAAGAGGCATGATTTGGCGGCACAGGGCCATGGCGAGCGCGATGGCATGATCTGCGACCTCTTCGGTGCCGTAATCCGGCACGTTGCATACGGCGATGCCTCGCGCTCTCGCTGCGGCGATGTCCACGCTGTCAAAGCCGACGCCGTTGCGGATGATGGCGCGGCAGTTTTTGAGCTTGGCGATGCCTTGAGCCGTGAGCGGCATGTTGTGCCAGATGATGATGGCGTTCGCACTGGCGATCTCGTCATCCAAGTCTGCGTCAGTGTCGCAGAGATGTCGCGTGACCTTTGCGGCACTGCCGATGATGGCTTTTTCGATGGCGGACTCCGCATCGCCCTGCGGGGCGGTGCGCCAGTCGATGATGGCGATGGTGGGAGACATGAAATGGGAAGGATGGGAGGAATGCGACGGATGCAGGTGGTTACTTGGCCCAGAGCAAGATGGGTTTGGTGCCGGCGCTCACGGTGGTGTCGTCGGGTTTTACACCAGCATCGTGCGTGATGGCAGGCATGAGGGGCATGCGTTCGGAGCGCATGACATGGGCGCCTTTAAGATCCATGGGAACGTTTTCATGTGTGGCATGCCATGCGGCGAGGATTTTCGGCGCGTCTGCTTTCTCGGGTGTGAACTCAAAGAGATAGCCGTCCTGCTCGGACTTGTGAATGGCGCGAGTGAAGCGGTAGTCGGCGAGGTGTTTGAGCATCCATGCGATGGCGTGATAAGCGGGCTTGGGCTGGAAGTTGCGCGTGACGCCGGAGCAGGCGTGGAAGGCGGGTTTGTCGGCGTCGTTGAAAAAGAAGATGAAGGCTTTGTCGATGCCCATCTCGGCAAATAGGAAGTAGCTGCGCACGAGCCACATGGCCTGCTCGTCATCGGTGCAGGTGATGAACTTGGCCATGTCGCCCTTCGGATCAGGCTTCTGCGTGCTGCAATCCCAGCCGAACTCGCTCACCCACATCTCGCGGCCTGCGGCGTGCTTGTCACGCCAGTCGATCATGTCCTGAATCTTGCTGAGATACGGCACGGTGGAGTCTTCGGGATAGCTGCGCTTCCAGGTGGGCCAGCCGTCTTTGATGGCGTAGCGATGGATGCGCAGCACGTCGATCATCGGCAGGTGCGGTTTGAAAATGTCCGCGCCTTTCCAGTAGCGGTCACTGCCGCCAGCCTCGGTGTTGCAGGTGGCGATCTTGAGCTTGGGATTGCCTTCGCGCAGACCGGCCGCCATCGCTTTGAAAATGCGCAGGTAGGTGGCGTCGTCGATGTGGCCGGGCTCGTTGCCGATCTCGACGCAATCGACGAAGGGATATTTGCCACCAGGGCCGAAGTTTCCGGCGAAGCCCTTCGCATAAGCGTGGGCATCGCGCTCGATGTCTTTCCAGTTCGCCGCTTTCATGTCATCAAACTGGAGGCAGACGCTGATGCGCAGGCCTTTGTAATGCCAGGAGCGATAGACCTGCTCCCATGAGACGCGGTTCTTCGCGAAAGGCCACTCGGGCATGACTGAGGTGTCCTTCGCGAGGTCCCACTTCACTGGATGGTAGTCGCGCACCACGCGGCACACGGGCTGGTAAAGATCTGGCTTGAACTGCACGGTGTGACCGCAAAGGCCGACGAAATCGCGGAACAAAGGACGCGCTAGCGATTCAGCAATGAGGTTGTGAGTCAGCGTGACCAACAGAGCCGTGAGGAGTGAAGGGGTGTGCTTCATGGTGGGCAGCGATTTCATCGCGGAAACGGACGCAGAACCTTCGCCAACGACTGGATGCGTGCATCGTCAGGCTTGCCATCGTCACCGAGCGTGGGCTGGAGCCAGCCGCCTTCGTCGTGCTCGTTCCAGGCATAGATGATGATGGCGTTGGCGGGGTTGAGATCGCGATTGGCTTGGGTCCACTCGATGGCTGCGCGGACGTGCGCTGCGATTTCATCCGGCGTGGCGGTCGTGGCATCGATCAGAGGCTTTTGCTGATGCCATGGCGTGGGGTCGGGCGTGGCCGTGACCCATGAGCACCATGATGGCGGGCGCTCCTGGCGTGGGCGCGTGTCCCAGCCTGCGGTGGCAAAGGTGATGCATGGGGTAAGCTCGCGCTTCCATTTCCCCCACACCTTCTCACTCACCGAATGGGACGTGAGCCGCTCGTAGGTTTCAGGATCGGTGGTGTAGCCTTTGCCCGAGCAGGCATACTCGGAGATGGCATCGAAGCCGAGCGCCGCGCGGTCTTTTTCTGCCTCCCAGCCCATGAGCACGAGATACGGTGCCTTCAGGCCTGCGGCGATGGTTTGGCGCTTCAACTCCTCCCACTCGGCTTTCCCGATCTTGGAGGTCTTGCCGAACAAACACAGCAGCGGTCGGCTATCGAGCACGGTTTGGTAATCAGGATTCCGGAAGTGCTCCACGATACAGCTCCAGGCTTTCGTGCCTGCTTTGTCGAGTCGCGCACCTTCCTCGACGAGGCAGTAGCGAATGCCTTTCTTATCCTTCGCGGCGAGGTAGCGATTCAAACCGATGCTCAAGCCCGGCGCTTCACCGAGATAGTCCACGAAGGCCCAGTAGTTCAGCCCCGCCAGCGCGGCATACGCGATCTCCTGCTCCATGATGGCCTGCGAGTCGCCATTGATGCTCACCTTGCCTTCGTCCATCACACGCGCGAACCACGGCAGGCGAAAATGATACTTCGGCTGCCCCAGCGATGCCTCCACAGCCTTCACCACGCCACCATCGCCATACCAGCCGTCCCAGCGGATGGCTCCGACGATGGGGGCGTCATCGGCAGCGTTCAGTGCTGCCAGCGGCACGAGCAGCAGGCTGAATGTGGCGATGCGGCGAGTCATGGATCAGGCGATGAGTTCTTTAATGACACCATGCCCTTCGAGGCCGGTGAGGCGTTGTTGGAGGCCGTTGTGGTAGAAGGTGAGCTTCTCGTGGTCAATGCCGAGCAGATGCAGCGCGGTGGCGTGGAGTTCGTAGCTGTGGGTGATGTTTTCGACGGCTTTGAAACCGAGTTCGTCGGTGGTGCCGTAGCCGGTGCCACCTTGGATGCCGCCGCCGGCCATCCAGGCGGTGAAGGCTCCGGCGTTGTGATCGCGGCCTTTGCCGCTGCCTTGCGCGGCGGGCTGGCGGCCGAACTCGGTGGTGCAGATGACGAGCGTATCCTCCAGCAGGCCGCGTGATTTGAGATCGGCGAGCAATGCGCTCGCGCCCGTGTCGAGCACTGCGCCCCAGTAGCCGTGGTCGCGCACGAGGTCTTCGTGGCTGTCCCAATTGGGGCGAATTTTCTTCGCAGTGGTGTTTTCTGCGCCGCAGTAGATTTGAATGAAGCGCACGCCGCGTTCGGCGAGTCGGCGGGCCATGAGACATTGGCGGCCAAAAGGGCCGATCTCGGGATCATCGATGGCGTAGAGCTTCTTGGTGAGTTCGGTTTCGCCACTGAGGTTGGTGACTTCGGGGGCGCTGAGCTGGAGTCGCGCGGCCATTTCATACGCGGCGATGCGGGCGTCGAGTTCGGTGTTGGCGGTGCGTTGCGCCGCGTGCTGGCGGTTGAGTTTTTGCAGGAAGGCGAGCGTTTGCTGATCTTGCACGCGACCGGTGCCACTGAAATCCTTCGGCGGAAAAAGATCGGCGATGGGTTGCTCGGTGTTCGTGGCATCGAGCGTGGTCGCCTGATGCACGGCGGGGAGAAAGCCCGCGCCCCAATTGATCGGACCGCCGGGCGGCAGGCCGCGTGGATCAGGCAGCACGACGAAGGCGGGCAGGTTGTCGCTCTCACTGCCGAGGCCATAGGTGACCCACGCGCCCATGCTGGGGAAGCCGGGCAGTGTCTGGCCGGTGTTCATCATGAAGCAGCCCGGGCCGTGCAGCGCGGTCTTGCTCTGCATGGAGTAGATGAAGGCCATGTCATCGACATGCGTGGCGAGTTTGGGAAACAAATCGCTCACCCAGCGTCCGCATTGGCCGTGCTGTTTGAAGGGGTAATAGCTCGGCTGGCAGTTGCCGGGCTTGGACGCGAAGAACTGCAACTTGCCATCGGGATCAAAGGGCTTGCCCGCGCGTTTGATCAGTTCCGGCTTGAAATCAAACGTGTCCACATGGCTCAAGCCACCGGGGCAGAAGATCTGGATGACGCGCTTCGCCCTCGCCGTGTGATGTGGCTGCGCGCCGCGTGCGAGCATGGAGGTCAAAGCCAGCCCGCCGATGCCACCGGCGGCGGTTTGAAGGAAGGAGCGACGTGAGTGATGGGCGTTCATAAATCGATTCATTCTGGGCGTCCGTTCTCGGCGGGCTTCTGGCCCTCGATGAGCGCCTTCGCCTGACGCACGAAGCGGCGGCCGAGGAGTTCGTAGCCGGGTTTGGTGTAGTGCAGGTCATTGGTCATCACGCCTTTGACTTCTTTGTCGTTGAGATCATCGCAATCGACCCACGCGCCATGCGCATCGCCCTTCGCGACCTCGACCTGGGCCTCTCGCACGATCTTCCACGCTGGCGGGTTGATGCGTTCATGATCGCTGATGCGGCCGATGACGACATTCATGTCCGGGCGTTTCAAATCGCGGCGCAGGTTCGCGATGAGCTGCTTCAAGGCATCGGCATAAGGCGCGTGCAGACCGGTTTTCGAGTCGTTCTCGCCCTGCATCCAGCAGAAGGTGATCGAGGCCGGATTCGGGTGCGCTTTGAGCAACTCCGCGAACTGGCTCAAGATACGCGGATAAAAGAACGCTGTCGCTTTGGCACCCTGATCCTTCGCCCTCGCCTGCGTGACATCGACGCCGTGCTTCGTGGCGATGTCGTTCCATTCACTCACCCAGTAACGGATCGGCTGACCTCCCGCCGCGACCTTGATGTAGGCCACATCGGCGTCGGGGAAGAGTTTCTTCGCCTCCGGCTCGAAACCGAGCTTCGGGTCCATGCCAGCCATGTTTGACTGGCCGGAGAGGATGAAGAGATGCGAAGGCTTGTCCGCTGCTGAAGCGAACGAGACGAGGGCGAGTGTGAGGAGAATGAGGTGTTTCATGGTTTAACGAACCCAGATGGCTTTGCCGGTTCCGCCTTTCGGCGTGGTCTTTGGGTAGTCAGGGTTGGGTTTTTGCTCGATGACGCGGACGATTTGGTCGATGTGCAGATCGGTTTGGGCATCGCGGATACGAACGCCGGTGACGGCGACATTGCGCACGGTGCAATTGAGGTCGGGAGAGAATATTTCGACCCAGGTAGCCGGGTCATTGGGTTTGTGTTTGTAGGTCGCGGATTTCGGGCCGAGTTCGATTAGGCGGAAGTCGTCGCGCGGTGGGAAGCCGAGTTTCACGTCGGAAACAACGAGGCCGTTGGTGTTGGCGTGGACCTGGATGCTGCCGGGGCGGTGGAAGATGAGATTATCGAAGCGGAGGTTTTTTAAAGTGCCTACGCCAGCGCTGAAGTCGTTGTCGCGGCCGAGTTCGAGGTTGGGCTGGTCGTAGAGTTTGAAGTCGCGGATGTCTGTGATGCGGCGGATCGTGATGTCGTGGATGGGGCAATCCAGCATGGTGCCATCGCTGAAACGCTTCACGCCGGGCAGCAGTCGGATGGAGTTGGCGGACGGGATGCCATCGGGAGCACCGCGAACGTCCTCAATGACGATGTGATGGATGGCTCCGAAGCTGGGCGCGTAGTTTTTCCATTCCCAGGCATTGAGCGCGACGGTGTCATCGTGCGAGATGCCGCTGACGTTGCGAATGAGTCCGTCGCTCGCGGGGCCGTTCACATGCACGCCATCGCGTCCGTGCTCGTCGAGCGTGACGCCATCGACGGTGAAGTCGCGCGCGTTTGCCAGATGCACGGCGAAGGCCTTGCTCCGACGCACGGTGATGTTTCGCACGGTCACGCGGCGGACGTTTTGCAGCAGGATGACCCCATGCGTGCCATGCACATGCGCTTGCTTCGAGGAATGACCGCGCGTGTTGCCCTCGCCAAACGTTGTCCAGATGCCGCCTTCGATCTGGATGTCAGTATCGGGCTGCGTATCGGCGGGCACGGGCTTGTCGGCAAAGCCGACGATGTGCTCGTTGCGCACCATGCAGGTGTTGGTGCCGGGCTTGAGCTGGATCACAGTATCCGCGTCTGCGGTGAGCTTTTGGCCGGATTTAAGGATGATGGGGCCGTCGAGAACGTAAGGCCCAGCACGCTTTGGAAGATGCACAGCGTTGTTTTTGTCGAGCGTGGCCTGGATGGCAGCGTTGGCGGATTCGCCTTCGATGGTAGGTGCCGGGCGCAATGCAGCAGCATGCGACATCATTGCCGCGAACGCTGCCAACAACAGAATGATGCAGCGCATGAATGTGGGTTCAGAGCGGGCCATGGTCGGTTAATTCTTCTCCCATGGTGCTCTGAACTTGGGCTTTTCGGTGAGGAACTCGAGGCCGCCGCGTAACCTGCCCTCCTTGGTGAAGTAAGGGTGGAAGCCCTGGCCATTGATGCCATTGCCATCGTAGCGGTCGCGACGCGTCGAGATGGCGATGCCTTCGCGCAAGGCCCAGCCCATCCAGCCGAAGCCCGCCTCGCTAAGCAGGGTGGTGTAATACTTCGCCACTTCGGCCCGCGTGGCGTCGTCGAGACAGCCGGGGATGGTTTCGTTGACGAGCAAGGGCTTGCCGTGGCGCTGCTGGATCGCCTTGTAGCTGACGATCTTGGCCTCCAGCGCCTTGCGTTCGCGATCATACGGATGACCGCAGAGCACATCCATGATCGGCGCGTAGGTGTCGATGTTGCCGCCGTTCATGGTGCCGATGGTGATGGGCTGCTGCACACCGCAGGCGCGCACGGTGGCCGCGATGTCGCTGAGCCAGGCAAACTCGCGCTTGTTCGCGTCGCTGTTCAAATCATGCGCCAGCGGCTCGTTGCAGAGATCCCAGATGAGGATGCGATCATCCTTCGCCAGCGGCGTGACGAGCGCCTTCACATACTCCAAAGGCTGGTTCCAGCCGGGCTTCAAATTCTCCACATAGGTGCCGCCGTAGTCGAACTTGGAGTCGTGCCAGCGATTGAACAGGCATGGCATGACCTTCATGCCGTTCTCGGCGATGGCAGCGACGGCATCCATGAAGTTTGCTGTGACTTT
It contains:
- a CDS encoding C-terminal binding protein, whose amino-acid sequence is MSPTIAIIDWRTAPQGDAESAIEKAIIGSAAKVTRHLCDTDADLDDEIASANAIIIWHNMPLTAQGIAKLKNCRAIIRNGVGFDSVDIAAARARGIAVCNVPDYGTEEVADHAIALAMALCRQIMPLDAEAKQLGWNIKVGPKLRRLSTLTFGIVGLGRIGTATALRAKALGFLVIFHDPYLPNGADKAVGVTRVRTLDELLVQTDVLSLHCPLNAETHHLIAERELALLKPGAFVVNTARGAVIKKAAILAALREGHIAGAGLDVIEDEPLRTAEEAAVPNLIATCHAAFCSVESKIEMRSTSARIALAAVTGQPLENVVNGIV
- a CDS encoding DUF1501 domain-containing protein; translation: MNAHHSRRSFLQTAAGGIGGLALTSMLARGAQPHHTARAKRVIQIFCPGGLSHVDTFDFKPELIKRAGKPFDPDGKLQFFASKPGNCQPSYYPFKQHGQCGRWVSDLFPKLATHVDDMAFIYSMQSKTALHGPGCFMMNTGQTLPGFPSMGAWVTYGLGSESDNLPAFVVLPDPRGLPPGGPINWGAGFLPAVHQATTLDATNTEQPIADLFPPKDFSGTGRVQDQQTLAFLQKLNRQHAAQRTANTELDARIAAYEMAARLQLSAPEVTNLSGETELTKKLYAIDDPEIGPFGRQCLMARRLAERGVRFIQIYCGAENTTAKKIRPNWDSHEDLVRDHGYWGAVLDTGASALLADLKSRGLLEDTLVICTTEFGRQPAAQGSGKGRDHNAGAFTAWMAGGGIQGGTGYGTTDELGFKAVENITHSYELHATALHLLGIDHEKLTFYHNGLQQRLTGLEGHGVIKELIA
- a CDS encoding cellulase family glycosylhydrolase, with the translated sequence MNSSHITRRRALQTLAVTAFASGLARLDAATAKPTLHAYPDYGWLRGFSIIPSWAARIEDAWWFYDGAKMREEVALAKQVHANCIRLWIEFTAWIRDPEKVTANFMDAVAAIAENGMKVMPCLFNRWHDSKFDYGGTYVENLKPGWNQPLEYVKALVTPLAKDDRILIWDLCNEPLAHDLNSDANKREFAWLSDIAATVRACGVQQPITIGTMNGGNIDTYAPIMDVLCGHPYDRERKALEAKIVSYKAIQQRHGKPLLVNETIPGCLDDATRAEVAKYYTTLLSEAGFGWMGWALREGIAISTRRDRYDGNGINGQGFHPYFTKEGRLRGGLEFLTEKPKFRAPWEKN
- a CDS encoding sialate O-acetylesterase codes for the protein MKHLILLTLALVSFASAADKPSHLFILSGQSNMAGMDPKLGFEPEAKKLFPDADVAYIKVAAGGQPIRYWVSEWNDIATKHGVDVTQARAKDQGAKATAFFYPRILSQFAELLKAHPNPASITFCWMQGENDSKTGLHAPYADALKQLIANLRRDLKRPDMNVVIGRISDHERINPPAWKIVREAQVEVAKGDAHGAWVDCDDLNDKEVKGVMTNDLHYTKPGYELLGRRFVRQAKALIEGQKPAENGRPE
- a CDS encoding glycoside hydrolase family 99-like domain-containing protein, with product MTRRIATFSLLLVPLAALNAADDAPIVGAIRWDGWYGDGGVVKAVEASLGQPKYHFRLPWFARVMDEGKVSINGDSQAIMEQEIAYAALAGLNYWAFVDYLGEAPGLSIGLNRYLAAKDKKGIRYCLVEEGARLDKAGTKAWSCIVEHFRNPDYQTVLDSRPLLCLFGKTSKIGKAEWEELKRQTIAAGLKAPYLVLMGWEAEKDRAALGFDAISEYACSGKGYTTDPETYERLTSHSVSEKVWGKWKRELTPCITFATAGWDTRPRQERPPSWCSWVTATPDPTPWHQQKPLIDATTATPDEIAAHVRAAIEWTQANRDLNPANAIIIYAWNEHDEGGWLQPTLGDDGKPDDARIQSLAKVLRPFPR